From the Triticum urartu cultivar G1812 chromosome 4, Tu2.1, whole genome shotgun sequence genome, the window AGAGGATTTCCTGTAACAGAGCACCGACTCTGACGCTACAACTTTCCGTCAGAAGTTGGGTCCGCGTAGAAGTCGGCAGGAAAGGTGGATGAGAAGTTTGCTTGAGAGAAGTTAATGAGTAATGCCATTTCTAAGACGGTACTGTCTGAGAAGGCTTTGTCATTCGTTTATTGTGCTGAGAGGCTTTTCCGTAACAGAGCACCTGCTGTGACGCTACTGCTCACCGTCAGAAGTTGGGTCGATGCAGAAGTTGGAAAGTTGGATGAGAGGCTTTAATTACTTTGCAACTCTGCCTCATGAGCTCCATCAGCCCAACAAATCGCTTCCTGCTTTTCATCGTACGCTCGCTTTAGCAGCGACCCTGCTTGATGGCCAGACCTCAGGCGGCAGCACGGGTTCTCAGCAGATGGCGATCGAGGGCCTAGCATGAAGATCCCCAGTCGCCGGTGGTTGTAAAGGGCAAAACCCCTGGAGCAGATTTAGTCAATGGACTAGTGGAGACTGCTATGCTAGTTCATGGTGGGCATCCCAGTTGTACCTTTCCCAGCTAATGCTATTTCTGCTTACTCTTGGTTTACATGTTGTttccaaaaaaaataaaaatcttTGTATAAAGGTTATTATATAGTTGGAAATTTTTTGAAGGAAAAATACAGATTGATTGTGTGGGGAACAGAACAACAGAGCAGAACATAAGAGGTGTGAGTTGAGTGAGCCTGCATCCAAAATTGGCTACCAGATTAAGAGTGCTGTGGCAAGGAAGAGCCAACGACCAAACAGGAGCCAATTCTGAATGATTGAAGCGTCATAGTCGAGACTGGTAGACCCGCATCCTAGTGGTCAGTATGTGTTTTACTCCATTGTTGCATCCTAGTGGCTGCATGCCGATTTTTCTGTAGTGTTACTTCATGTAAATGTCTACACACAGACCTGCTAACTTTGTAATGTATGTGCTGTTATGAAATTTCAGGTACATCTCTTCGAGAAATCATTGAGTAATGCCATTTCTAAGAAGGTATGAGCTACACTTGATTGCCTTAGACCATACTGTTGCTTCAGTTTATTTCTTTATTGATGGTAAAGCCATCTCAGTATGGAGACTATGCCGTGATATATATTTGAGATAGGTGAAGCTAGAAATCTAATGGCTTGGGTTCTCTCTTTGGATAGCTTAACTCCTACGGTACTCAGAGCCTAATAAGGGCCTACGTGTTCAGACGAACAAAAAGAAATGGTAAAACTTCTTTTGCTTTCAAAGATGGATAATGAAAAAACTTCTTTTTCCATAAGCACCTAACTAATGTCTAACCAAACCAGTTGAGTTTGCTCATCAACCCTGAACCAAGTGTGCCGAAAACTGGGCTAGTATATCATCACCAGAAACTGTCTGGTCTCTGTCATTCAGTCTACAACTACTGACCATAGTGCTCTCTCATATAGTTTGATTTGGTTATTCGTTGAATTGTTCACTTTGTCCTTCATTTACCGTGCTAAGATGTAGTCTTTTTTTTCTTTATAACGTAGCACAGGTCCTAACGTTACCGCTTTCTGTCTGTAGTCGGGTTGATGCAAAAGATGGAAAGGTGGATGAGAAGCTGACTTTGCGACCCCCTCATTAGCTCCATCAGCCCACAAAGTCAGTTTCTTCCTTGGCCAGCAAATAAAGGCTTACCCTACTGTTCATGATTTGGTTTCACCATGTGCATCGAACTGATGCCTCTGGTTATACATCCTGAGACCGTCGAAACCCAGGACTAAGAAAAATCCTTGGCAGGTTGGGCAGCTTGCTTGTGGCGCACCACGGGTCCGGCGACGACCACATGTTTCCGCCGGACCTCGGACCACAGCAGGGCAGAGCAAAGCAGCATGGGTTCTAAGGAGATCGGTGATCGAGGGCCTAGTAGGAAGATCCGTCGAGCTCGTTTGTCGCCGGCTCGGTTGTTGTTACTGTGGTTGTAAGGGAAGGGCAAAACAGAACGGAAAGTAGTGGCTACTCTCGGGTGTACTACACCCGAATTAGCAAAATATTGAAAAAATGTGGACAAACATTgtccaaaaaatctgaaattttggAACATGAAACATTATCATATGTGTGAGGTTCTTGCAAAATTTGACCTAAAAATAACATCTGAGGAGCTCTCACCAAAAATAACAAAATCACTGCTCAACAGTGCACAAAACTTTCAGCAGCGATTTTGTTTTTTTCAGTGAGAGCTCGTCGGATGTTATTTTTCGATGAAACTTGGCAAGAACCTCAAACATATGATAAAGTTTGATGTAgcaaaatttcagattttttggaTTTCGTTGATAAACTTTTTTGCTAACTCGGGTGTAGTACACTCGAGAGTAGAAAATCTCAGCACAAATATTAATTTGTTCTCCATCACTCATATTTTTCTTGCAAAAAAGAAGTAAAGAACAACAGTACGAACGGGTTTCAGAACCTCAATCCTGGAGCATTTAACGTTGGTGGTACATTTATCtgaactctctctctctctctctctctctctctctctctctcttatagtcACAACTCACAAGCCAATCTCGAGTCTGAATCGCTTTAGACGAAATCAACAAGCGGAGGCTCACGAAAACGATTACTTATACCAGAAAAGACCAGTAGAGAACTAGCCAGAAAGTCATTGCTTAACTACAGGTACAGGCTATGCCTAATTGTAGACTGAATACTGACACTCGACCCGGTGCATTCAGTTTCAGAACCTGAAACTAACCTGACTAGTAGCTTCTTAGGTTTCCAGGGTATCAACCATTCATTCTCTCTCTCAGTTTTCTACTTATGACACAAGCACACAGTAACAACAAAGCAGTGTGGGTTCTGAATCACAActggtgcagcaggtccttgtGCTGCAAAGAGCCTACAAACAGCTTTTAAATAGGAACGAAACAAACCGTAACAGGCTCTAGACTACATgtagcaagataacaacatgcaaCCATCTTTCTATCAGTAATTAGTAATTCAGGTTCAGCTGTTGGGTTTCAGAACATCCTTTTGGAAGCACCAGGTTGTGCCCGCCCGTCCGATACGCCGACGTCGTCAACTCCGTTGTGCTACAAGTAAGTGAGGACCCAATTCGCCTTGTCTGAAATTGGTTACAGATTCAGTTGTAGTACTGACCTGACCGCACAGGCCCAAACGGTGTACAATTTCAGAACCCTGAACATGGACGAAAGAAATAAAGTCACAAGATCCCCTTGTTGTGCTCGAAATGAAGTTATGAATTTGCAAGTGGAAACCAGGAGGGCTACTTGTATACTTGCCCTGTTTCTGCTCTGTTTCAGTTTCTTTTCCATTAATTCAAAGAGCAGCCTTGAAGAAATTAAAGTAGGATCTTTCACTCTATTTCTTGCCCAAAATCTCCTTAATTTGTTATTCCCTCGGtcccaaaataaaagatcaattTTGACACTATCAGTGTAAAAAATGATCTTATATGTATAGTTCTGTTCTGGGCTCTGTCTATGTGTTCCAACAAACAAATTGATGCCAATCATTCTGTCTTTTTTTTGCAGGGTCAATCATTCTGTCATACAGTAACAGCACACTCTGGAATCAGAATCGTAGTACCGAAGGTTTCTTTTCTTATTGATCGAATGATAGAAATGTATGAAACACATCAGCATGTTTAGTACATTCAGTTAATTTCCCCAGCAGGTATCTAGTAGCTAACTACGAATATGGAATGCAATCAACAACAAAAGATTAAAGAAAACTAGTTAACTATATATATTACCTTGGGGTCGAAGTTTGTCTCCATGTTTGTTTCCTTCCACGCACTGTATTTGCATGCACAAGAGGAGCAGCAGATTCAGTTTGATCATGGATATCAATCATTGTCGATCTCTCTTACACTAGTTTGTACGATCGATATGCCATTTGTTTCTTTCTTAGTCGACAGTCATATACCCATGTGCTCCTTTGGATTTCTGTGTTGGCAAACACAGTAGAATAACTGAATGATTGCAATATTCAGCGGCAACAGACAATGGGGCATACAACCCTTTAACGGTGGCGTAAAGGGCGTCTCCTTGCAACGTCCACGTGGGCAGAAAAAAGAAACTAAGCGAGAGGCCACTTTCCTCGTTCCTTCGTACCCCTCGAGCCCCACGCACCTTCTCTCTCGAGCACGCAACCTCTTCTTCCCGTGCAACAGCTGCATGCCTTGTGGTGGCCAAGACCCGGCTACCGGGGGCGCCGTAGCTAAAGGGTGTCATCAACAACCTGCTCCATTCATTGACACACCACATGTCGTCCAACACAAGAAAGAACTTCTTGTCCTTGATGGCGCTGACAAGAGCCGGCACAAGTAAGGCTTTATCTTGAGACCCGCCCCCAGGCCCAGGCAGGTCTCCATCGGCGGCGCTGATGGCTGTCCTCAATAACTCAACCTCGCTGAACTCTTGCGTGATACTTAACCATATCATTTTTGAGAACTTGGTTTGCATGGCCTCATCATTGAAGACCCTCTTGCCGAGGGTGGTCTTGCCGATTCCCCCAACACCAACGATGGCGAACACCTTGATGCCATCACTATTGTGACTTGCCTCCTTCGTGAGGAGCTGGACAAGGGCTCTTGTATCGTCTTCGATCTTCTCCCCAACCACACCTGATAGCTCCAACACTGGATGGGTCTTGCGGTCAACAGGAGGAGGGTGGTTCGTCTTCCGTTCTTGGTAGCCTTCTAGCCTGATAAAGTTGAAACTACGTCCCCTCTTGCAGATGTCATCCAGCTGCTGGTTGAGCACCTTGATGCGGGTTCCGATGTCATGGGCTTGGAGGGGGTTCCGCATGCAGAACAACAAGGGGTTAAGGCACCCCATGTCCTTGGATGGACCTTGTTCCATGGCCTTGAGCTGACAAAGGTCAAGGATGTCGGTGGCGAGGTACATGGCACGCTTCAGGTCCTCCACCCAGGCACACACGCTCTTGTCCGTGATGTGCCGCCTATCAGCATCTTCAAGGAAGTTGTTGAGGTCCCTAAGCTTGACGCTCAGGTCATCGATCTGACCGGATACTCCGATCAGCATGGCCACCTCATCTCTGGCAATGTCGGCGAGCATCTTGGTCACGTAGGATGCCGACTGGTGGTGGGGTGGTGCGTGTGCCGACTGGTGGCTCTCCTCTTCTCCTGGTTCAGGTAGCGTCCGTGCGAGATGAGGCCCCTGTCCTCGCCGTTGTGGTCGTAGTTGGTTGTGTTCAGGATACCGCTAATTTGTCTGACAGGTCGGCACTGAAGAGCACAAACATGGCGTCATGCGAGTGTGCTCGGCGATGACTGTCTGTAGTCACGGGGTTGTGTCTACCCGGCCCATCGGGACTGGCTGGAGAGGCGGGTGAGGGTGCCGGACCTGACTCTGTGGCTAATGTTGGGGTAGGAGTGAAAAAAGACAATCACGGAGGCTTGCTTTAAAGAATGGGAGCTTCATCTTTGTTCAGTTACAAACAACAAGTAATTAGCCGAGTGCTAAGTAATGTAATTAGCAGGATGAGGTTATGAATTCGATTCCTTGCGCAAACTTGCTCCTTTTCCCATGATTTTTAGCCTTCTATCGGAGGTCTCAGCATGGGCGACGTACTTTTAGAAAAAAGACCATCCTACCCTTTATTACGTAGGGGTACGAAGTAATCTCAGCCGTTGATGTGTTTAAGGGGTGTATCGAAACAGAAGTGTAATCTTTTCTTATTATATTTTTTTGCGAAATAATCATTTCTTATTATTCAAAGCTAAGACTGATTCAAACATTATTAGTTTACTGCCTGGAAGCCATTGTGGTCAGCAACAAGTTACTCTCAACCACTGGCTAATGCCACAGCTGAGATCATATGGGTACAATCCATGTTAAAAGAACTTGGTGTCAGGAGTAGTCAAGTTCCTTGTTTATGGTGTGATAACTTGGGTGCTACATATTTGTTTGCCAATCCAGTGTTTCATGCCAGGACAAAACATATTGAGATAGACTTTCACTTTGTGAGAGAAAGGGTTGCCAAGAAGCAACTTCAGATTCGGTTTGTGCACTCCAGAGATCAAATTGCAGATGGATTCACAAAACCGTTACCTACAAGAAGCTTTGAAGATTTTAAACATAATCTCAACTTGCTGAAGTTGtgattaagggagggtgttaaACACATCGTGTGTCACGTTACATTGTGCACCGGAGGAGCCTTGTGCTGCACACCAGCCGCACCTAGAGATAGATATAGATTAGATAGGTAGTTCAAATattctctcttttctctcttgTAACCTACTCTATCTTCTTATCTCTTCTCCTCCAAGTCTCCTGTAATATCTCAACCATCTTGTATGTGCTATCAGGGATCTTACGCCCCTGCCTATAACATGCAACACATCCCCTCGCACCGTGGCTAAGACGTTTCCGCAACGCGCACAGAGGGCTGAACACAACCAAGCGCGGCTAGATCGGCGCCGAGggagtagagagagagagagctcgcgCATACGAGGGAGTAGCGAATTGCGCATAAAACACTAGCTCACTCAGAACAGATCCATTAGAAACAGAGCAAAATATGAACAGTACACAAGTAGCAATTTTGCACTTGCAAATTCACAATTTCACTTTGAGCGGCTAACCCACACATGGTTAGCGCAACCGAAGGAGTTTTGTGGCTTTCCGTCGTCTGTCACACTGTGCTCCATAGTATATGATGTGACCTTTAAGCCTAGCATCGCCCTTCTTTTCATTAATTTTTGATCTTGATCTGTCGTAAGGTGGAAAATGTTATAAACGTCAGAGACACATGATTGCCTGTTAGAAACCCACAGTAATTAAAAGCCCCCTATCGTTCAGTTTGTTCATGAGTGCACAGTTCCATACAAATTCAGAGAGGGTTGACATCATGCTCTCTAGAGATGATGTAATTCGTCGCGTAGCATGTTCTAGTGTCCAAACTTTCTGTCAGGATTAGTGTTTCCGTGTCGTGACAATAATACCACTTTTTGGTGCTTGGACATGTTCAGCAAGATTAAAACCTTGCAAAGGAGGTTCACAGCCATCTCGCTCTATGTTCTGTATTTCTGTGGTTTTTTTTTGGTATTTGTCTGGGATGTATATATGCAAGTTAGGTAGCTGCTGGAATCAACGGCATGTAGTACTGAACCTGCTGCTGATGTGATGTTCATTTAGCATTTAATTTGAAGTGTATCATTCTATCAACATGCATACATACATACGTGGCTGTCATTGATTAGGCAGCCACGATAATTCAGACATTGAATTACAAAAGAGAATGATGGATGGATATCCATGATGATCCGTTGTCATTGTACAGCCAGTCTGTCAGACTGAAGTTTCATGTAGACGAGCGTCTGTTGCTCTTAATTTCTCTGGATTAGTATTTGTctggaaggaaggaaggaagcaGCATGCTAGTCCAGTCAGGTGCGGGCTCCAGGTTTGAAGTTCCGAAGCCCAACAACTGAATTTCAAATTTCAGTTAGGCAGACAGTTGTACCTTTTGGTACTAAGAAAACAGAGAAAAACGACTAAGAAAGTTAATTAGGTTGGATTCTTCAGTAGTAAAATGAAATGAAGTTTAGGAAGCGCTTGCTCTCTCGGTTGTGGAAGGACAAAGCTAGCATATATAACCTGGATGTAGTGTAGACACATCTTTTGTGTAATGATCAACGCGTACTCAATCAATCTGGCGGCCTATCAACAATGATTGCCAGCTACTAATTGGGAGCACACTTTCAGAATGCACTTGCTGCAGGTCTTTCTTCCTTCTATTTATGGCAACTGCTGTAGCGAATTCTTAGATTTCCCCCCAGCTAAGCTTCAATGGTGCTTGTTCATGCGATTCATTCTTCAGGGTAAAGCATAGTTCTGTATATATGTGTATGCTGTCTTTGTAAACCTTAGATGCACAAACCATGTTTATATGAATAGTACGGAAGGATGCATACGCACAAACAGTACAGCAAAATGCAACAGTAAATAGCAAACGGATAACTGAATCATACAGGAAAGACTGGGGTTACCGGTTCGAACCAGCTGAATCCCATCTCATGTATGTCCATCATTCCCTAACGTTACAAACCATAGAATAGAAAACAAACAAAATCCAGTGTTGATCGGTCCGCGTTATTACAAACGAAAGGGAACAAATGGGTTCGTTTCATTTTCACCGTGCCTGACTGCATGCTGCAACCCTTGCCTCTCAGACCATGTCCGTCGCTCCGCTGTCCTCCTCTGCTGAGGAACCGCCACTGCTACCCTCCGGAAGACTGCTGCCACCAGCTCTTTCGTATGATCCCGTCGCCTCAGAGCCCTCGTCCGACGAATCTGCACAAACCCTCGCCGTGCAAAAACCATGAGCAAATGGAAGGTACGTCGTAGCGTCTTGAAAACTCAGAAGGAAAAAAAAGGAGTGTTCAAATATTAATGTACCGTCAGTCCACGGAAAATCTTCAACGTCATCAACTGTCAAACCATCAATAACCTTGTTGGGAACGTCCTTAATCTTCTCCCAAATTTTGTTACTTGCTATCCAGTTCCAGCCAATAATTTCAATGTACTCAAGAGAATTGGGCAGTGTTGGAAGAGTAACATAGTAAGGATCATTTTCATATCGGAGGATCAGTCCCTTGAGGGACGTGAGGTGCTGCATATTAGATGAAATCGGACTGTTCATAATCTGAAGCGACTCGACGCCATCCATGTTGTGGGGTAAGTTGTCCCAGTAGCAGGACATCATCACAAGAGAACTAACAGGAATGAAAAAAAGTCCAGGGCCACAAACAGGTTGGATGCATGAATCGAGCTCCAGTTTGTGCAGGTGCATTGTGCTCTTCTGCGTACCCATCATCCAATTCGGATACCTTGGACTGGTGTATCCATGGACCCGCAACCTGATAATATTCTCGGGTGGGCAAAGACTCTCAAACACATCTGTTGCTACTTCTTGTCGCACTTCTTCTATGTAAATATCTTTCTCATACCATCTCAGTTCAAGTTCTGTGAGTTGTTCTTTATCAGCTAGCTTGGCTTCAATAGCTTCCTGCTTCCTTTGAATACATTGAAGACCGGTAATAATCAGCTTGCCTTGAAGCTTGTTGAGGTGCTTGAGCTGGTGTAACTCATACCCTATACCGAATTCAACATCAAAGGTTGGGATTGTGCGAAGTGATGTCAGTCTGCCAATGTTTGGAAAACAAACGTAACTACTGATTACATGCCGCAAGTCAGGGAGTTTAATGATATTTTCACCAAAGGAGGCATCAACTTTCCACGCATTACCCAAATCAAGCACTTGCATAAGGTAAAGCTTGGAAAATGTGCTTGGCATTGTTACGTTGTTAGCGAACCTCCGAATACCAAGGTAGCGCAGATGCTTTAAAGAACCAATAGATTCTGGGAAAATTAACTGAGACTGATGACTACTTCTTGCTGTGAAGATCAGTACCCGCAGCTTACTCAACTTGCTAAACATCTCCCCAAGGACTTGTTTGCTTATGTCATAGTCAATCTCATAAACAATAAGACTGCGAAGCTTTTCCAGTTTGATGATATGCCCAGTAATCATGGATGCATTGCACCTCTGGATATAAAGGTGGCGAACATCTGGAGAAATATTTCCTGTCCATTCATTCTCAATTTTCAAGTAATCACTTCCAGCGACCTTCACTGCTAAATCATGCAGCAGGTCATGAATTACAAAGTATTCCCCAAAATAGTTCTCTCCTCCTGGAAGCAGAAATGAAGTCGATACCAATTCATCAAAATAACCCCGACCGACATCCTCAGCGTCCTGCCCTCCGTCGGTGGTATTAATGAACCCTTCTGCCACCCACAAGTTAATTAACTCGTCACGGCGCAAGGGATGTCTTCTAGGGAATATACTGCAATAAGCAAAACATCGTCTGACCTGCTCAGCAAGATGCTTGTAGctccaccatagagctcccaTGTGCTTATCCAAGAGATTCTGATCACGAACACTTATCCAATCTCTCACCTCAACTGTTGGTTTTTGAAATAAAGTTCCTCCCACTACTCTGGCTAGTAGCGGTGATTTCTTCAGCTTTTCTGCAATCTGAGCACCAATATTTTGGAGCTTTCCTTGATATGCCTTA encodes:
- the LOC125551774 gene encoding putative disease resistance protein RGA4 isoform X2; this translates as MDPLSIAAIGWGLTATGWFVSPYITKLLDKAYAHIKPGKAKKKIRHLVNHTVPRLKLILEAAEGSEHKELFEELLADLRSAFYATEDILDEVEYCVRQHQSGRKRKLDSSAEDGPSSKGTSISSCLTIPGPLTRLLKENVARIEEIIEEAHKTIVSLNLQSNSGRDKYIPNAAAKSLQGSTLSVPTGKVTGRDEALKVITDMLHWTEDNTCLSVIGIIGIPGSGKTTLAQYVCKSETNGSHFDLVMWIHVSEYFTVQTLYREMFEQAWEKFGEKDKKCPQYDGHDMLRAELEKLLERKRFFLVLDDIWFNKELAIEDKLEQLLIPLKAGSEGSKILMTSRQDSLSRLGPSIKSTKYQIPDLDDDVFLKLFMHYALGNKVVHKAYQGKLQNIGAQIAEKLKKSPLLARVVGGTLFQKPTVEVRDWISVRDQNLLDKHMGALWWSYKHLAEQVRRCFAYCSIFPRRHPLRRDELINLWVAEGFINTTDGGQDAEDVGRGYFDELVSTSFLLPGGENYFGEYFVIHDLLHDLAVKVAGSDYLKIENEWTGNISPDVRHLYIQRCNASMITGHIIKLEKLRSLIVYEIDYDISKQVLGEMFSKLSKLRVLIFTARSSHQSQLIFPESIGSLKHLRYLGIRRFANNVTMPSTFSKLYLMQVLDLGNAWKVDASFGENIIKLPDLRHVISSYVCFPNIGRLTSLRTIPTFDVEFGIGYELHQLKHLNKLQGKLIITGLQCIQRKQEAIEAKLADKEQLTELELRWYEKDIYIEEVRQEVATDVFESLCPPENIIRLRVHGYTSPRYPNWMMGTQKSTMHLHKLELDSCIQPVCGPGLFFIPVSSLVMMSCYWDNLPHNMDGVESLQIMNSPISSNMQHLTSLKGLILRYENDPYYVTLPTLPNSLEYIEIIGWNWIASNKIWEKIKDVPNKVIDGLTVDDVEDFPWTDDSSDEGSEATGSYERAGGSSLPEGSSGGSSAEEDSGATDMV
- the LOC125551774 gene encoding putative disease resistance protein RGA4 isoform X1 — encoded protein: MDPLSIAAIGWGLTATGWFVSPYITKLLDKAYAHIKPGKAKKKIRHLVNHTVPRLKLILEAAEGSEHKELFEELLADLRSAFYATEDILDEVEYCVRQHQSGRKRKLDSSAEDGPSSKVPFLATFYKGTSISSCLTIPGPLTRLLKENVARIEEIIEEAHKTIVSLNLQSNSGRDKYIPNAAAKSLQGSTLSVPTGKVTGRDEALKVITDMLHWTEDNTCLSVIGIIGIPGSGKTTLAQYVCKSETNGSHFDLVMWIHVSEYFTVQTLYREMFEQAWEKFGEKDKKCPQYDGHDMLRAELEKLLERKRFFLVLDDIWFNKELAIEDKLEQLLIPLKAGSEGSKILMTSRQDSLSRLGPSIKSTKYQIPDLDDDVFLKLFMHYALGNKVVHKAYQGKLQNIGAQIAEKLKKSPLLARVVGGTLFQKPTVEVRDWISVRDQNLLDKHMGALWWSYKHLAEQVRRCFAYCSIFPRRHPLRRDELINLWVAEGFINTTDGGQDAEDVGRGYFDELVSTSFLLPGGENYFGEYFVIHDLLHDLAVKVAGSDYLKIENEWTGNISPDVRHLYIQRCNASMITGHIIKLEKLRSLIVYEIDYDISKQVLGEMFSKLSKLRVLIFTARSSHQSQLIFPESIGSLKHLRYLGIRRFANNVTMPSTFSKLYLMQVLDLGNAWKVDASFGENIIKLPDLRHVISSYVCFPNIGRLTSLRTIPTFDVEFGIGYELHQLKHLNKLQGKLIITGLQCIQRKQEAIEAKLADKEQLTELELRWYEKDIYIEEVRQEVATDVFESLCPPENIIRLRVHGYTSPRYPNWMMGTQKSTMHLHKLELDSCIQPVCGPGLFFIPVSSLVMMSCYWDNLPHNMDGVESLQIMNSPISSNMQHLTSLKGLILRYENDPYYVTLPTLPNSLEYIEIIGWNWIASNKIWEKIKDVPNKVIDGLTVDDVEDFPWTDDSSDEGSEATGSYERAGGSSLPEGSSGGSSAEEDSGATDMV